The nucleotide window CCTTATCAGGAAAGAAAAGGCATCCCGGATGCTCTCCAGGTCCTGGCCCGAAATCAGCTGCAGGGGCTGGAGCCGTTCCAGTTTCGACCACGTCGTTCCTCCCATGATGCCCGCTTCCAGTGCGATCAGGCTGACTCCCCGTGCGAGCGCGAAAAGTCCCCCTTTTTTTAGGTCCAGTGTTCCGCGCCGCTCACCCTTTTTTTCTACCAGAAAGCGGCCGAACATGCCGATCGGAGGTGTGAAGCGCGCGATGTTGCGCGCCATGCAGGGGAAGAAGATAGAGCTGGCGCGGGCGCATGCGCCTATGTGGTCATGCAGTTCATCTTCGAAATATCGTTCGCCATGCAGGACCCGCAGATCCTGGAACACGCCGAAACGTACCGTTTCCTCTGCTCCTGATACCGCAAGCCATTTCTCGGTCAGCCCCTTCCACTCCGAAAGGCTGTGGCACCAGTCAGGGGCGTTGGCCATCATGTTGCCCGGGCAGAGCGGTACGCCGACATATTCGAGGGCCGCCACGATCCGGTCGGCAAAGCGTTGTGTTGCGAGCCGCTGTTCAGCAGTGAAGTCATCCCGATAGACAATGGCATTGTCCTGGTCGGTGCGCAGGGTCTGTTCTTCGCGCCCTTCGCTTCCCAATGCAAGGAACGCGGCTCCCGGTGGAAGGCGGACACCGTGGAAATCGAGGATAAAGATCAGCTGCCGGGTGAGGGTGTCATTGAAATGGGTGATGAGCTGCGTCAGGCTGTGTGCATCGGCATTGGTCTTGACCGCATAGTGCAGCATCCCGGACATTTTAGCGTTGATCAGGCGAAGATCGTCCATGGATGCTGCCGCTTCTATCTCCTGAACCAGATAGAGCGGGATGCGGGTCTGAATCCGCAGCAGATCGGTGTCGGTGATCACTCCCCACAGCCGGTCCGATTCGTCCATTACCACCAGGCGATGGATATTGTGTTTTGCCATCAGGAAAATGGCCTTGAAGAGCTGGTCACTGGTACGGATGGTTATCAGCCCGCTCTTCATGACATCGCCCGCGGTCAGCGCGTCGATCCTGCCGTCGGTATCGGCGATCAGGTTGCGTAGGTCGCGCAGCGTGACGATTCCCACCGGCTTGTTGTGCTCGACCACCACCATGCCCGAGATGTCGGCGCTCTTCATCTGCCGGGCCATTTCCACGAGCCCCAGGTGCGGGGAGCAGGTGATGGCCGGACTCCGGCACACTGTGCCTACCGGGATGAAGTGATAGTTGTCGTCGTTC belongs to Geobacter sp. SVR and includes:
- a CDS encoding putative nucleotidyltransferase substrate binding domain-containing protein, with translation MQNSLNDDNYHFIPVGTVCRSPAITCSPHLGLVEMARQMKSADISGMVVVEHNKPVGIVTLRDLRNLIADTDGRIDALTAGDVMKSGLITIRTSDQLFKAIFLMAKHNIHRLVVMDESDRLWGVITDTDLLRIQTRIPLYLVQEIEAAASMDDLRLINAKMSGMLHYAVKTNADAHSLTQLITHFNDTLTRQLIFILDFHGVRLPPGAAFLALGSEGREEQTLRTDQDNAIVYRDDFTAEQRLATQRFADRIVAALEYVGVPLCPGNMMANAPDWCHSLSEWKGLTEKWLAVSGAEETVRFGVFQDLRVLHGERYFEDELHDHIGACARASSIFFPCMARNIARFTPPIGMFGRFLVEKKGERRGTLDLKKGGLFALARGVSLIALEAGIMGGTTWSKLERLQPLQLISGQDLESIRDAFSFLIRLRLERQLTALASGKQPNDSVDPLDLSEWEREQLRTALRGVETLHKVLASRYLTA